The following coding sequences lie in one Candidatus Thermoplasmatota archaeon genomic window:
- a CDS encoding zinc-ribbon domain-containing protein, giving the protein MEFECPSCGKPVSENDTECPNCGARFA; this is encoded by the coding sequence CTGGAGTTCGAGTGCCCGAGCTGCGGGAAGCCGGTGTCGGAGAACGACACTGAATGCCCCAACTGCGGGGCCAGGTTCGCCTGA